From the genome of Methylocystis heyeri:
GCAGCGCCATACGCATCGTGGCGGGCGACATCGCCGGGCGCACCATCAGCGAGATACTGGCCGGGAAAGGCTATCTGCGGGAGACGCCGGCGCTGCTCGAAGCCTTCGACGCCGCATCGGAAATCTATTTCGACTGGCGCGGGCGCTACGGCGGCCAGTTCACCGGGAAGGGCACGGGCTTCCATGCCGAGGACCCCAACGCGTCCCATCGCGACACCGACTGGGCGCGAAAGGATGTGGTGGTGCTTTCGACCAGCGGCGGCGACGCCCGGCTGGTGAACGACGAGGCGATTCTCTCAGCCCGCAGCCTCACTCTGGAGACCCCCGGCGACGTGCTTGGGCACTTCCTGCGCAAGGCCTCGAAGAGCAACCGTTTCGCGGCTGAAGACGAGGTCGCCGAGCTCGCGGGCGAGCTGCCCAAGGACCTCTTCATACGAGTCCCCGTGCATCCGTACATACTGATGTTTCACCTCGATCTGCATCACCATGTCTGGGTGCATGTCGACGAACTGGCGCTTTACCGCTATCAGCCCGAGCTCAAGAAGAAGCTGGTGCTGCCTCCCGAGCAGACCGATCTCATCGACATTCTGACCGCCGAGATGGATGTGCTGATGGATGATATCGTGGCCGGGAAATCCGGCGGGACCACGGTGCTCTGCGCCGGGCCGCCCGGCGTCGGCAAAACCCTGACGGCGGAAGTCTATTCGGAAATCATCCAGCGCCCTCTGTATCGCGTTCATTCCGGCCAGCTCGGGCTGAATGTGTCGACCATGGAGACGGCGCTGAAAGATATTCTCACCCGCGCCCAGCGCTGGGGCGCGGTCATGCTGATCGACGAAGCGGACGTCTATATCAAGCGGCGCGACGACAATATCGCCATGAATGCGGTCGTCGGCGTGTTCCTGCGCGTTCTGGAATATTTCAACGGCCTGCTGTTCCTGACGACCAATCGCGTCGACGACATCGACGAGGCGATCGTCTCCCGCTGCATAGCGCTGATCAAATATTATCCGCCGGACGCGGAAGCGCGGCGGCGCATCTGGAGCGTCATGTCGGAGCAGTTCGATCTAGAACTGTCGCATTCGCTCATAAACGAGCTGGTCTCGGCCTTTCCGCAGGCGAGCGGACGCGACATCAAGGGCTTGGCGAAGCTCGTCGCGAAATTCTGCCATCAGAAGCAGGTGAAAGCGGATATGGACGCCTTCCGGCGTTGCGCGATATTCCGCGGTCTCGACTTCGCGCGCGACGAGGCTTTCGAGGCGGCGTAGGACCGAACTGGCTCAGCGCTTCGACGTTCACCGGCGCCCTGTTCCGACGTAAAAGAGTCCGCCGCTCGAAGGCGCGGCGGGCTTTTTCGGGCGGGGGAAGGCGGAGCCGGAAAAAGCCGTCGCCGATTTGAAGGCGCTTCGCCAGGATCGGCGGAGCGGACCCTGCGTTACGGCGCCGTCTTGTCAACAATTCAAAACTCAAGGAAATTTCCAGGCGGAGCGGCGCTGTACGGCGAAATCCTAGTTTATGACGCCCCCTTTGATAACGGCGCGAAGCGCAGTTAGTGGAGGATAAAATGACCACTATTTCACGCACCATCGTTCATGCAGTTATTTTGTCGGTAAGCGCGGTTCATTCCTTGACCGCGAGAGCCGACGGCGGGCCGCCTTATCCGAGCGGTCCGAGCGTTTGGGTTCCGTTTGCGAACGCAACCCAGGTCGGAGATCCGTCAAAATATGTCAGCCCTCAAATCACGGTCGGGTTCAACAGTCCCAATGCTACCGACGTTCACCCGACGTTCATTGTCACGATGGACACCGGTTCAACAGGAATTATCGTAGGAAGTTCTTATTTCACTCCGCCGACAAACGGGACATTGGATCCGAGTTTTGTTGGTCCCGGGAGCGAAACGCTCACCAGCAGCGGTTTTCAATTCACCGGCGATTGGTATGAGACTACGATTAACTTATACGGCGCTTCGAACACCGTTGTTGCGAGTTCGACGGTGCCTGTTATGGCGGTAACCAAGGTTTCTTGCCTGCCGGATTCAAGAATTTGCGATCCAAATAACCTTCCTGCTGCAGCTGATACGCATTATTTTGGTATTGGTTTTTCTGGAGGGGCAGGACAGCCTCAAGGAACGCCTGATAAGAACGCTTTTTTGAATGTAACCAGTGTAACAGGGGAGACTTCAGTGCCTTCTCCTGGTTATATTTTATCGACGCAAGGTGTGCAGATCGGCCTGACGTCAAGCAATACGCAAGGTTTTAGCCTGATCAAACTGGAGCCGCTATTGGCGCCGAACGCCGCCCAATGGCAAATTGCCCCTGCATCTGCAAATGTGCTGACCGATTGGCAGCATGCGCGGGGAACGATCACGGTCAACGGAACCTCGGGAAGCGCCGGCATATTGTTCGATACCGGCGTTACGACAGGTTTCTTGACCCCACCCATAGGAGTGACGCCGCAAGTAGGAACGGGGCCCACAGGCGCCGAATGCAATGGGTCGACGCCGCCCAGTTGCGCCGTCAGCGGAACCAGTGTCAGGGTTTCTTTTTCGAATGGAACTTCGCCGGTAGCTTCATTCCAATATACTGTCGGCCCGAATAACGGGGCTCAAAACGGCAATCCCGTTTCGCCGTACGCTGTGTCGGTCGAGCGCAACGGCGCGTCTTTTTTGAACGCTACCGTTCGCTTTTTGCAGGGGTTCACTTATTTTTACGATGCAGCAAATGGTTTCATTGGCCTGAAAGCTACAGGTGAGACGCCGACCCAATTTGCCGCCAGCATCCCGTCCGCTATGGCTGTCGAAGGCGTTTTTCAATGCTTTTTCAGTTGGGCCGGGCCTAATTTCGTCTCTCCGCCGTCTCGGTGGTATGATCGATTGACGACGCCTAAATATAAATGGCCTTATACCTATATATACTACCAACATGATCAGATATACGTCGGAGTTTCTTCCGGCAATCTGGCTTCCGGCAATATTCCCGCTACGACATCCAACTCTGTATATACTCTGGGATCTGACGGGCAATATACGAATAGAGGCGCTCTATCCGATTGGTTGGCTGCTGCAGGTTGTCAGTAAGGTTTTCGCTTGATCCCCGGAACCTTGGTTTATCGGCTGGGATGAGGCCGGCAAAAAGGACCACATGGAAGCCCGCGTCGCGATCGTATCCGAGGCGAGCCATGAACGCTGGTGCGATGCGAGGCTTTTCAAATCCAAAGGGAGGCCACCGCCTCATCGGTGGCGGCTCCCTTTTTAGAGCATGTTCCCAAAAAGTGCGAAGCGGTTTTTGGAAAAGAACATGCTCCGTCAATGAGATTTGGAGTGCGTTCGAACGCGTTTAAACCGAACGCTCTCAAGCGCGTTGAAGCCCCTGGTTTGCGGGGGGCTTACTCTTCAAATCCAGGAAAAGATCGCAGACCGTTGCTGCGAAGCTGGGAGCTCACTCGCCGAGCGACCTCCAGTCGCGGTTCAAAAACAGCATCGCCAGCGCGTTGGGGCGCTGGCGATGGAAAATCTTGCGCCTTCCTGGCTTCACAGCGCGGAGGAAATCCACCGCATCAGCTCGCCCTTCGGCGCAGCGCCGACCTTCTGCGCCGCCGCCTTGCCGTCTTTGAACACGATGAGGGTGGGAATCGAACGGATTCCGAGCTTGCCAGCGACGTTCGGATTCTCGTCGATATTCAGCTTGACCACCTTCACCTTGTCGCCGAGCTCGGCGGCGATTTCCTCCAACGCGGGCGCGATAAGGCGGCACGGGCCGCACCATTCGGCCCAGAAGTCTACGACGACCGGCACCGTCGCTTTCAACACGTCTGACTCGAAGCTGGCGTCGGTAATTTTATGGGTGGTCATCTGGAAAGTTCCTCATGCATCGGTCTGGAACCTAGGAACGGTTGTCGGTTGCGTCAAGCGCCGGAGCGGCGAAGCAAGAAAAGTGCATCGGACCCGGAAATTCGGCGTTTTCGCTATGATTCTTGTGGCGTTCTGACGCATTGCGC
Proteins encoded in this window:
- the trxA gene encoding thioredoxin translates to MTTHKITDASFESDVLKATVPVVVDFWAEWCGPCRLIAPALEEIAAELGDKVKVVKLNIDENPNVAGKLGIRSIPTLIVFKDGKAAAQKVGAAPKGELMRWISSAL
- a CDS encoding AAA family ATPase; translated protein: MNIQIERAHVEALIEKFPAHSGLADQLRFSDRIEVDFAHLSAQELDFLEERYRLAGPDMRAKAAQLSTLRAALLAGEKRYAAGELEDAFPALVRHLAANAIRGWLFTASIASKPLPYVITRFDYVPASNDEAGKILIELKANAKGVLQSSAIRIVAGDIAGRTISEILAGKGYLRETPALLEAFDAASEIYFDWRGRYGGQFTGKGTGFHAEDPNASHRDTDWARKDVVVLSTSGGDARLVNDEAILSARSLTLETPGDVLGHFLRKASKSNRFAAEDEVAELAGELPKDLFIRVPVHPYILMFHLDLHHHVWVHVDELALYRYQPELKKKLVLPPEQTDLIDILTAEMDVLMDDIVAGKSGGTTVLCAGPPGVGKTLTAEVYSEIIQRPLYRVHSGQLGLNVSTMETALKDILTRAQRWGAVMLIDEADVYIKRRDDNIAMNAVVGVFLRVLEYFNGLLFLTTNRVDDIDEAIVSRCIALIKYYPPDAEARRRIWSVMSEQFDLELSHSLINELVSAFPQASGRDIKGLAKLVAKFCHQKQVKADMDAFRRCAIFRGLDFARDEAFEAA